The DNA window GATATTTATCCCTCTGCATACCTAAACAATGAAAAGTTTATTCCCCGAAATAAGACGTCAACAAACTCTTACATACAAGTTTTCATTCTCTATCGGTGGTGTGTACTGCATGTTATGAAATActaccttagaaattttattagCACGGTGCTAAATGGACTATCTAGGTTTGTATGACTGACCTGTGGCTTTCTGATGTTTTTTCATTTTTCTTTTCGTGTTTAAACCAAATGTTAGGAGTATATGGTACTTCCATTTCAGGCTTCCAAGCAACAAGGCTTAACATTAATCATTCAGAGGACCAGCCAGTGCAAGACGTAGATAATCAAGAATCCCCCAATCCCCTGTTCTTTATTGCAATGATTTGTTTAAAGAAAGAGCAGGTCAAGAGTAGTGGTATATATTAGCCCAAAATCTATGTTGCTAACATTCAGTCTCCTGTCGTCGTTCTCATATGGCCATGTCCATTTTCCTTTACTGATACAATAAAAAATGTTAATGCTAATTGAAAGTAGAGCACCTTGTTAGGTAGATTTTACACCTTACACTCTTAACTGTTGGTCTAGATGGGTGCTACACCTTATCATTTGATGTGTCATGTTCTGGTAGTCTGATATTTTCAGACTTCAGATAATGCTATATCCTGTGCCAACTTGGGGGTGGGGGACCGATTAAGGCTGCCTAACTACTGACTTAATAGTTCCATGTTCCAGCTACTCCGGAAGTGCCCAGTACCAACCACAGTCCACACATTTTTCATAGCTACCGATCATTGCCCATATTCAGAATAAAAACTTATTTAAATGGTTTCTTATTGCAACAGAATAACTGCTCTTGCTCCTTGCACCAGTCTCATTACGTGTGTAGATTTCTTGGTTCTGTTTTTCTAGTCTAGAATATTACTCAGTTCGATCATAACAAAATTTCAGTAGAAAATTTTTGTTGATCTTCTTCTTGCTATTGTCCTTATCCTATTATTTTTTCTAGTTTGTGGCCCATTTAAATATCGTGGGGGCACAGAAGACTCTTATAGGTGTCTAAAAGCCTTAACAGCCTTAACAAAACCACAACATTCTCTGCTCTGCTGGTGTTACTGTTGCATGAGATTTTTTTCCGAGCATGCCATGTTCTTGTGTGTGGAGTCTTTGATTATACGTATCTGTTCCATGTTATCCCAATTTTTACCATTTCAGTTTGCACTGATTCCATGTTTAGCTTATTTTGGCACCAAGAAGCAAATAACTGAATAAGATATAGCTGTTGGTGTCGCATTTATGATGGTTGACTTTGCTGCTGCACATCATGGGTTAGCACCTTTGGCGATGCATTATTTTGCCCAGTTAACTAACTATTTGATGTATTTGAATTGTCATATAGGTACCTATTCTTAATGGCCATGTCTACTCCATAAATGACAATGCCACAGTGGAGGATGCAGCAAAAGACTACGAGTTCGTCATCAGGCAGCTGGTCAAGGTCCGCACAATCGGCGTATCAGAGAGCAACGACTGCCCCAAGTTTGATCTCATCCTCCTTGACATGGGCTCTGATGGCCATGTGGCCTCCCTGTTCCCTAACCACCCTGCCCTTGAGCTGAAAGACGACTGGGTCACCTACATCACTGACTCCCCGCAGCCTCCACCTGAAAGGATCACCTTCACTCTCCCAGTAATCAACTCGGCGTCCAACATAGCAATAGTGGCTACTGGTGACGACAAGGCGAAGGCCATGCACTTAGCAGTTTCTGACGGCACTGAAGGTCCTGAGGCCCCCGCATCGCTGCCTGCAAGAATGGTCAAGCCAACAGACGGGAAGCTGGTGTGGTTCCTGGACAAGGCTGCAGCATCATCCCTTGAGGCCGAGAACGGCGGCGACGCCTCCTACGAGCATCACGAGTACTGACTCCGAAGATCCAAGGGTTGTTTTGCCGTGACGAGTGGAGGCGTGTAAGTAGGCGGTGGGATGTGATGGAAGATGCTCGCTTCCTCGTTTTAGCTCGATATACTTGTAGTCTTGGCATTAATGTTGTCCGAGTGTCCAGCTCCGGGAAATGAAAAACTGCCCCTTGGTCCTTTTGCAATGAGAGGTGATTTAGAGCTAAGAAATGTGTATGCGATGTCGAGAGCGGTTTTTAACTGCGGTCGTACTGTGCTATGCGCTGCATTCTATTGCTATCTAATTGAAGTTGGATTCTTTAATATGTTGGTTTTGCTCTCGTGCATAGCACTCTTCTGAATATGCTTGAATCCGTACCCACGACGACCTGGAGACACGGAAATTCACTGCCTGATATGGGCTCAGTAGGTTGTTTCTGAAACATGATCGTGTGCAGTTTTCTCACCCTGTAGCGTGTTTCAGCACGATTTGAATCACCCAATGCTCATTATGGTTGACGTGAGGGCACTTCTCTGTTCTACAATTTCCAAGCTGCTGAACGCTTACGGCTATAGCATTGCAGTTCTTGGGCAATCTGGCACTCTGCCTGCATACACTTGTGATTGATGTGCCCGGCTGCACACGTCTCATGCGTCGGCGCAATAAAAGTCATGTTCGAGGTACTTTTGTCCTGCAAATATTACAGCTTCAGAAATAAAATTCAGACTTGAGATAGCATGGTTACCTCAGCAAGGAAAATACGTTGAATTTTTCCTACTCTTGTTTGCTTGATTCATAAAGTAGAAATTGACCCAGTACGCGACAACACAAGCCATCACATATTTGAAATCTATTGTATGCATCTCCAAGGGGATATTCAGAGCTAATTTTCAATAATTCAGAGCATTGGTGTTCTCTTTCAGAGAGAATTTATAAATATAAATATGAAGATTGTAAAGGAGTACATGCATGTGGCCTGGTTCCTCCACTGCTTGCAGTAGATGAATGCATGGCTTAGCGTAGACCTGCAAATGCAATCAACTGATGAACCTTACTCTTATCTGAAGCTTAAGAGAAACAGAGGAAACTTTATAGCACACGAGTCAGAACTGGTGAATTTGCTCATATAGGTAAACCAGCAGTATATTGCTGAGTATTGGATGCAATTAGCATACCTACACAGTGACCTCCAAATTGGCATTGCTATCTAAGCTGGGCTCCTAGCTGTTGTTGCTCCATATTATATGGTTCCTCATAAACTCAGGAAATTAAGCAACGGCAAAACAAAACCTCATTTTGCAGAACCATTCATAGCACTGTTGCCGAGGACATGAGATGTTTGAGAGTTTTTTACAAAGAATTGTAAAGAAGAGCAGTTAAATTAACAGAGCCAGCATTTTTATCCAACCTTGCTTCAGTTATGGAGCCTTACCTGAGAGATAGTCTCATGAAGTTGAACCATTTTTTTGCCTCAAATAACATAAACAAACTTCATGTTCAAAAGTCAAGTCTAAAGAAAACCTTAAAAGTTCATGAATCTCTTACGCACCATTAGTATAGGCCAATGGAACTAACGAAAATAATTATGGTAAACTTGCATTAGTCAAACCACCTCTCACCAAGCACATAAGCTGTATGAATTATCTGGGCACAAACCCAGGCCCCGTTTAGATCACTTCAAagttccaaatttttacactctctctccatcacatcaattttgggacacatgcatggagcagtaaatgtatgtaaaaaaaataactaattgcacagtttaattgtacatcacgagacgaatcttttaagcctagttagaccatgattagataaaatttgtcaaatacaaacgaaaacgctacagtagcaaaaagttccaaatgttataaaaAGTTGCGATCTAAACGAGGCCCCAGTATGGTTCCTAGGCAATATTCAAAACggattgcatatgcatctcaCTGCAAAAGGCTTTGATGTAGGCAGTTTACGCGATATCATTCTAAACATGCTTTATATATAATTACATATCAGTGCTCACCATGATGTGCTTATCGAAGTAAATCCACATGCTTCCAGAAAACAGCACTACTAGATGCACACATACGGCACTCGATTGATCACACAATATACCACTCATCACCAGTAGATTCAGTACCTCATGAGCTGATGCATGGAGCTCCCAGTCCCAGCTGACCGATGACAAGCTATGCTTAATTGCTTAAAATCTGCCTTGGCCCCACACGTCAGTCTGTCCTGCAGTAACCGACATGGGCCCGCGTGCCCTCGCCAGGCTGGCTATTTCAGATCACGCCGCGAAGGGAAGGCGTCGGAAGCAAATCGTCGAACACCTACCGCGGAATTCGCAGAGTGCGCAACTCATTGGATGACTTAGTTGCCATTTTATCTGTTCCCAAAATCTGACCTAGGATGATCAGTTCCAGAATGCCCAACTCCTGAAATGTGCGGTGTTCAGCCAAAAATTGAGATCCTAATCCATATCTCGTATGCTGGTTGATGCTGGCATTCTCGTTTCAGCATGAACTGGTCCGAAAGCGGAAGGTGCAGACCACGAGCTCCCAGCCCCAGCCCAGGAAACTGCGCGGCTCATCCGGGGCACGAGAATCGCCATGGTGGCCCCACGAATACGACAGCGCGCGAGGTTCAGGGCCGCCGAAACCCATGCGGGTCCGGTCGGGGCATCGGCCGGACCGGCGACGAAGCGATCGCGTGCCATGGCGGACGGCAGCCACCGCGCCCTCCCGCCCGGGCATGCGAAGCGGCGGAGCGCATCCGCTGCGTGCTTCCGTGGAGTGGTTGAGGACGTCGGCGAGGTAGTCTTCCCAGCTACGGCGGCCGTCGGCGACGGAAGGGATCGTCGGGAACGCCAGATGTAGTTACGGAGATTTGTCAAACATGGAGGGGTGTATTTGAAAGTACTGGGTCTGAAATCGGGGTGTTTTTAAAAAATATCGGATCGCGGttagtaatcgcgatccgaaatcggatcgcgattgaTAATCAGGAGTTATATTGCAATTATCAGGGGCTAAACTGTAAAATCGTCTGGGCGGCGGCATGGCAGCCGACGAGGCCGTATCGCCACCGCCggctcgccgccgaccccgttTCCGCACACCACCGCGACCGAGAGCGTCCAT is part of the Panicum hallii strain FIL2 chromosome 2, PHallii_v3.1, whole genome shotgun sequence genome and encodes:
- the LOC112881814 gene encoding probable 6-phosphogluconolactonase 2 codes for the protein MEREPATAYEPKRNSEIRIFESLDEISTDLAEYISQISEISVKERGYFAIALSGGPLVSFLGKLCEAPYNKTLDWSKWYIFWSDERAVAKNHAESNYKLTKEGFLTKVPILNGHVYSINDNATVEDAAKDYEFVIRQLVKVRTIGVSESNDCPKFDLILLDMGSDGHVASLFPNHPALELKDDWVTYITDSPQPPPERITFTLPVINSASNIAIVATGDDKAKAMHLAVSDGTEGPEAPASLPARMVKPTDGKLVWFLDKAAASSLEAENGGDASYEHHEY